A window of Rhizobium sp. CC-YZS058 genomic DNA:
CTTGCGGGCGACGAGGCGCTGCGTCGCGAGCTGAAGGCGCTGGTCCGCGCCCCCGGCGTCGAGCGCGCCGCCAAGCCGAAGCTCGACGCTGTCGCGCCGACCAGCTCGGCCGTGCTGGTTCGCTTCGCCCGGCTGGGAGAGGTCAACATGCTGGTGCATGCGCTGGCCGCCGCTCTCGATTGCCCGCCGTCGCTTGGCGAGCGGCTGGTGCTCGATTCCTCCGGCCAGCAGCTCGCTTTGGCGCTGGCTGCCCTGCGGATCCCCCGGCAGGATGCGATCGTCATCCTCGCGGCGCTCTATCCCGGCCTGAACGAGACACGGCTTGCCGCCACGCGCTGCGCCACCCTGCTCGCCGCCATCGATCCGCAGGATGCACGCACGCGCCTGACCGAATGGATTGCCGCCGAAATGCGCGCGGTGCCGCCCGTGCACCGTCCCTTCGAAGGGCCGGCCCGCCCGAACGATCCGCGCAGCCCCGCCCATCGCCCGCTCGGCGACATGCTCCAGCCCCGCCGCCTCGTCCAGCGCAAGGTCCGTTGAGCCAGCCCCTGCCTCGGCGCTTCGATCGCTAACCACTTCGAACTGCACCCAGTCCGAAGGCTTGATTGTCAGATGCGGCGCTCGGTCTGGTCCTCGGCCAGGGCGAACAGATCGCCCCGTTCGTCGATCTCGAGTTCGATGATCCAGCAATCCGGGTCGAAACGCAGTTCGCGTTCGAGAACGGCCTCGACTGCCTCCGGCTCCGCCTCGCTCAGCCGCTGCTCGAACAGGCGGTCCGGCCCCGGATCGTCCGCCAGCAGGCTTTGCGGCGCGGGCCCATAGAGCGTCTCCAGCCCAAGGCGCGAGCGTTGGCGGAGAAAGATCGCACCTGCCTCCTCCGCGCCCTTGTGCAGCACGGCCGCAAAGCCGCCGCCCGCAAAGGCGCGGCGGAGGAGAGCGGAAACGAAGAGATCGGTGCGCAGACGCATGACGATGCCTTAGCCCGCATGCCGCAAAGCGTAAAGACCGCCCGACCCCGAACGCCGGGACACGGTCCGCGGGTGCCTTAGGGCAACCGGACGCTTACAGCGCGCCGATCTCCTTCATCTTCTTCAAGACGGCCGGGTTGGGCTCGCCGGTTTCCGGCAGCCGGTAGTGCTTTTCGAAATGGCGGATTGCCGCACGGGTCTGGTCGCCGATCATGCCGTCCACCGTCACGTCGGTATAGGCGAGATTCTTCAACCCCCGCTGGATCGCCAGCACCGTCGCATCGGAGGCGGGAACGTCGGCCTTGGGCACGGCGAGCGCCGATCCGTCTGCGGCGCGGATGGCGGCCGCCACCGGGTCGAGCTCTCCGCGCGTCGCCGCGGCCGGCGTCGGGCGCTGTGCCGGGGTCACCGCGGCGAGGCGCTGCGGCGGGGCGCTGCTGCGGGCAAGGGCCGCACGCAAGGCTGGCGTGGCCGTGCCCGTCTCCGGCTGGCCTGAGGCGCGCTCATAGGCGCGGATCGCGGCCGACGTCTTCGGCCCCGGGCGGCCATCGGCGGGACCATCATAGAGCCCGCGGGCGATGAGGGAGATCTGCACGGCCCGAACCAGATCCTCCTCGTCCAGCGTTGTCGCCGGCTCCGCGCTCGGCGCGGCAAGCCGGGCCGGCGGCAGGGCGGCCGGGCTGCGGGGAGCGGAAGGCAGGCTTGCCGTCTGCTCGCTGGTTGCCGCCGGAGCGTCGAGGGCCGCCTGTTCGTCGGCGGCGATCACCGACTCCACCGAGGCGCCGGACGGCTCGGCCGCAGCGAGATCCGCCTCCCGCTCGATCACGAAGGTGGTGACCTTGCCCGTCTGCGGCTCCTTGACCGCCGGGTTCAGGCTGGCGGGGTTGGGATGGGTGAAGGGCAGCCGCGTGCGCAGGAAGGGCGAGGGATGCGCGCCCGGCTGGTACCACAGCGCGTTGGCCGCCACGAAGCCGAAGACGATGGCGAATGCCGCCGAGCCGCCGAACACGGCCGGATTGCGGGCCGCAAGGCCAAGCAGCGCCGCCCCGGCGCGCAGGATCACGGAGCGCTGGCCGCGCGCGCCACCCGCCTTCTTTGCCGGGGCAGAACGGCCGGTCTTCTTGGCGGATGTGGATTTGCGTGCCGGTTCAGGCGGTTTTCGCGTGCGTGGCGCCAAGCGCGAGCCCTCCGCTTTCAGTCTGTGCGGCAGCCTGCGCCGCCGGCGTCAACAGGCGCGGCGGAAACTCCGCCACCGTCGTTTCGTCTTCCTCAGGCGGGCAGACGATTCCAGACCCATCGATCGGCAGGGTGATGGTGATCACCGTCCCCTCGCCCTCGCGGCTGGCAATATCGAAGGCGCCGCCATGCAGGCCGACCAGGCCCTTGACCAGCGAGAGCCCGAGGCCCGTGCCCTCATAGCGGCGGGTCAGCGCATTTTGCACCTGCATGAAAGGCTGGCCGAGCAGAGCCAGCTTGTCGGCCGGAATGCCGATGCCGGTATCGGCCACGACAAGCCGCAGGCGGTTGCCCAGCTGGTCGGCATCGATGGTCACGACGCCGCCGGCCTCGGTAAACTTCAGGGCATTGCCGACCAGGTTGATCAGAACCTGCTGAACGGCGCGGCGATCGGCATGGATCTCGCCCAGTCCCCGCGAGGCGCGGGCGATCAGCGTGATGCCGCGCTTTTCGGCCTGCAGCGCCAGCATCTGCTCGCAGGCCTTGACGGCATCGGCGATCGGAAACGGTTCGGCGATCAGCTCATAGCGACCGGCGTCGATCTTGCTCATGTCGAGCATGGTGTTGACGACCGAGAGAAGATGGGCGCCGGACTGGTTGATCAGCGCCACATATTCGCGCTGCCGGTCGTTCTCCAGCTTGCCGAAATATTCGCCGGTGAGGATGTCGGAAAAGCCCAGAATGGCGTTGAGCGGCGTGCGGAGTTCATGGCTGACGGCAGCGAGGAAGCGCGTCTTTGCCTCGTTGGCGCGCTCGGCCTCGCTCGTCTTGCGCGCGGCTTCGGCCCGTAGCGCCACTTCCTCGGAAATATCGCGCGACTGCACGAGCAGACCGAGGAGATCGTCCCCGTCCCAGCGGCCGGCAAGTTCGCAGCGCAGATGGAGGAACTGTTCCGATTCGGGCGTGAACGTGCCGCGCTCGATGCGCAGATCCACCGTTGCCGCGCGGTCGCCCTGGCGAATCTGGTCGATCGCACGCAGGAAGGCAATGCGATCGAGCACATGGATCTGGTCAAGGAAGCCGCGCCCCATCGGATCCCGCATCATGGCGCGAAGGCTGGCCGCATCCCGTCCGTAAACGCCCGTCACCAGGCCACGAGGATCGTGAAGCGTCACCAGGCCGGCAAAGCAATCATAGTCCGGCGCGTCGCTCTTGAGGTCGACAAGCGGGATCATCGGTGCCACCGGCTGGCGCTCGGACGAGTTGAGGGCGAGAAGACCGCCCGCCAAGGCCAGCACGCCAGCCACGCCGGCGCCGACCGGCAGAGCCAGCGATACGGGAAGAACTGCGGACAGCATCAGCGGCACGCTCGGAAAAGCAATGAGGGCAAGAGCGCCCGCCAGGCGGAACGAACCGGCAGCAGCAGGGGCAAGGAGCGCGGAGGCGGCCCGGTCGAGCGGCGAGACGGCCGTCGGAGCGGCTGCTTGCCTTGCAGTGCCATCCTGGGCCTTTCGCGCGCTCATGGCAAACCTGTTCCGCAATACGCTCACGCCTGACCCTGCATTGTTCTTTCATCCGACCGCATCCTGCTGCCGGTATTCATGGAGCCGAATGCGAGGGGGTGCTGCCCCTTCCGGCCCGTTCCGACTGTCGCACCGGCGGCTTAACGAAGCTCTAAATCGAGGCTGTCCGGCCGGCCGCAAACGCCCGCAAACCCCCCTTCTGTCCCATTTCGGCAAAGCTTCGGCCGACGTGGTTAATGGGGTGTAAGCATCGGTTTTTGGTTGTTTTTTCGTTTATGTTAATCAGTGTGACGCTGGCCGGACGCGCGCATGCCCGGCATTCCAGTGCCTTGGCGCTCCGCCGCTGCCTTGAGCCTTAACGCCGATCGTTCGAAAGCCATTCAAAGACCGCGGAAACGACAAAAGGTAAGATTTGAGGAAAATTCGTGGAAAACTCGGTTCGAGCTTTCAACGCCCTGTTTTCGCCCTGCCTCTATCGTCCTTAGACATGGGATGCGCCGTCTCGCCCGCTTGGGGCCTTGATCGCGCGCCCCGCAGGAGAATGGGTGCAACATGTGGTTTCTGATCAAGGGAACGTTCTGGTTCACGGTCGTGCTTCTGGTTCTGCCCTTTTTCGTAAAGGACGAGCAGCCGGCGCCGGAGGTTGCGGACACCAAGGCGGTGGGTGTGGCCGATACAGTGACCGCCGCCAGCGAGGCGCTCGGCTATATCAGCGGCCTGTGCGCGGAAAAGCCGGATGTCTGCGTCAAGGGTGCGGAAACCTTTACCGCTCTCGGCCACCGCGCCCGCGAAGGGGCCCGCATCGCCTATGAACTGCTCGACGCCCAGTTCGGCGGCAGCGGCGATCCGGTGATGACCGGCACGATCGCCGGGCCGGCACCGGCTGCGACCGCCGAAGCCTCACAGCCGAGTGAACTGGCCGATGCCGGGATAGAGGCGGCGCGCGACGAGGAGCCTCTGCCTTTCCGCCATATCCCCGTGCCGGAATGGCGTCTGGAGCCCGGCCGCACCAGCCGCTAGCGCCTTCGCGATCTGCCGGAACGCTGGCGATCCTGCGGCGGAAAGCCTGTCGTCTCACGCAGCGAACTGCGCTATAGAGCCAGCATGACCGACGCCACGCCCCTCACCCCCCTCGCCGAAATCCTGGAAAACTGCGCCTATCTCGAGGATTGGCAGGACCGGATGAGCTATGTCATCGAGCTCGGCAAGAGCCTGCCCGAGATGGCGGAGGAAAAACGCACCGCGGACAACAAGGTGCGTGGCTGCGCCAGCCAGGTTTGGCTCGTCACCCATGCCGGCGACGGCGCCGATCCGGTGCTCACCTTCGAAGGCGAGTCGGACGCGCATATCGTCCGGGGGCTGGTCGCGATCGTTCTCTCGATCTTTTCCGGAAAGCACGCCTCGGAGATCGCCGCCACCGATGCGCTCGACCTCTTCGCCCGCATGGGCCTGATCGAATTCCTCACCGCCCAGCGCGCCAACGGTTTGCGCTCCATGGTCAAGCGGATCCAGGACGAAGCCGCTGCCCGTCTGAGCTGAGGCTCGGACAACGGTCATCGCCCTCAGCTGCGCGGTCGAACGGGCCGGCCGTCGGCTGTCGCCCAGGCATGGGTGGCGCGGGGCTTTTCCGGCACGGCCGGCGCGTAGTGGCGAGCGAGCGTCATCAGCGCCACCCGGAGCAGGAGCTTGGCGGAGCGGACCGGCCATTGCCGCTCGCGCTCGACCGTTTCCAGCCCCTTCTCGAAGCAGCATATATCCAGCGCCACACCGCTCAGGTCCGGCCCGAGCGCCTCCAAGGCGCGCGCGACACGCGC
This region includes:
- a CDS encoding DUF1491 family protein yields the protein MRLRTDLFVSALLRRAFAGGGFAAVLHKGAEEAGAIFLRQRSRLGLETLYGPAPQSLLADDPGPDRLFEQRLSEAEPEAVEAVLERELRFDPDCWIIELEIDERGDLFALAEDQTERRI
- a CDS encoding peptidoglycan-binding domain-containing protein, encoding MAPRTRKPPEPARKSTSAKKTGRSAPAKKAGGARGQRSVILRAGAALLGLAARNPAVFGGSAAFAIVFGFVAANALWYQPGAHPSPFLRTRLPFTHPNPASLNPAVKEPQTGKVTTFVIEREADLAAAEPSGASVESVIAADEQAALDAPAATSEQTASLPSAPRSPAALPPARLAAPSAEPATTLDEEDLVRAVQISLIARGLYDGPADGRPGPKTSAAIRAYERASGQPETGTATPALRAALARSSAPPQRLAAVTPAQRPTPAAATRGELDPVAAAIRAADGSALAVPKADVPASDATVLAIQRGLKNLAYTDVTVDGMIGDQTRAAIRHFEKHYRLPETGEPNPAVLKKMKEIGAL
- a CDS encoding HAMP domain-containing sensor histidine kinase produces the protein MSARKAQDGTARQAAAPTAVSPLDRAASALLAPAAAGSFRLAGALALIAFPSVPLMLSAVLPVSLALPVGAGVAGVLALAGGLLALNSSERQPVAPMIPLVDLKSDAPDYDCFAGLVTLHDPRGLVTGVYGRDAASLRAMMRDPMGRGFLDQIHVLDRIAFLRAIDQIRQGDRAATVDLRIERGTFTPESEQFLHLRCELAGRWDGDDLLGLLVQSRDISEEVALRAEAARKTSEAERANEAKTRFLAAVSHELRTPLNAILGFSDILTGEYFGKLENDRQREYVALINQSGAHLLSVVNTMLDMSKIDAGRYELIAEPFPIADAVKACEQMLALQAEKRGITLIARASRGLGEIHADRRAVQQVLINLVGNALKFTEAGGVVTIDADQLGNRLRLVVADTGIGIPADKLALLGQPFMQVQNALTRRYEGTGLGLSLVKGLVGLHGGAFDIASREGEGTVITITLPIDGSGIVCPPEEDETTVAEFPPRLLTPAAQAAAQTESGGLALGATHAKTA
- a CDS encoding DUF5330 domain-containing protein, whose protein sequence is MWFLIKGTFWFTVVLLVLPFFVKDEQPAPEVADTKAVGVADTVTAASEALGYISGLCAEKPDVCVKGAETFTALGHRAREGARIAYELLDAQFGGSGDPVMTGTIAGPAPAATAEASQPSELADAGIEAARDEEPLPFRHIPVPEWRLEPGRTSR
- a CDS encoding SufE family protein, which codes for MTDATPLTPLAEILENCAYLEDWQDRMSYVIELGKSLPEMAEEKRTADNKVRGCASQVWLVTHAGDGADPVLTFEGESDAHIVRGLVAIVLSIFSGKHASEIAATDALDLFARMGLIEFLTAQRANGLRSMVKRIQDEAAARLS